A section of the Alkalihalobacillus sp. LMS39 genome encodes:
- a CDS encoding prepilin-type N-terminal cleavage/methylation domain-containing protein: protein MVKDQRGLTLIELLAVIVILAIILAIAVPAIGNLINRTDDRATVSDAAQVIAAAKLHVATNGTPPASAAGTPNLNGEALKPYLDNADWATGTTDTTRGVRVTVNGNVVSYEVVGHKVTAILDKWTTTATKKVPSEENIQEYLNDRN, encoded by the coding sequence ATGGTCAAAGACCAACGTGGTTTAACATTAATCGAATTATTAGCAGTTATCGTTATTTTAGCTATTATTTTAGCAATCGCGGTTCCGGCGATTGGGAACTTGATTAATAGAACGGATGATAGAGCAACAGTTTCTGATGCAGCGCAAGTTATTGCAGCGGCGAAGTTACATGTGGCTACGAATGGAACTCCACCAGCATCTGCAGCAGGTACTCCAAATCTTAATGGTGAAGCATTGAAACCATATCTTGATAATGCTGATTGGGCTACTGGGACTACTGATACAACTAGAGGAGTTAGAGTCACAGTTAATGGCAACGTTGTATCATATGAAGTTGTTGGACATAAGGTAACTGCTATATTAGATAAATGGACTACAACTGCAACAAAGAAAGTTCCGAGTGAGGAAAATATTCAAGAATATTTGAATGATAGAAACTAG
- a CDS encoding type II secretion system F family protein — MPTFKYSGKSRKGERKQGRVEAKSKNQAIAVLREQGIMAFELHEVKQSVLQKDIQIGKQVKNYDFVVYCRQFATLIRSGITIVDATKILAEQTESKGLKKVLFTVDSELREGTAFSDAVEKHPKIFPPIFVNMIRAGEATGNLDETLERLATYFEKQHTIKSKIQSALSYPIVLSVITVAVVVFLMTFVIPRFIDMFADLGAELPWITVAVIATSEIISSFWWLVLLILLIVVTAFIVAKKRSKAFQYTVSTITFRLPIFGKLLQKAAIARMTRTLASLFSSSVPILQSLTIVERVVNNPVMGKVVLQARDSLEQGNSLTAPLKESWIFPPLVTQMIAIGEETGSLDLMLSKVADFYEEEVDRSVDTLKSLIEPIMVVVLAGVVGFIVLAVFIPMFSLFDQFL; from the coding sequence ATGCCAACATTTAAATACAGTGGAAAATCAAGAAAAGGCGAACGAAAACAAGGCCGAGTCGAAGCAAAATCGAAAAACCAAGCGATTGCTGTCCTACGTGAACAAGGCATTATGGCGTTTGAGCTTCACGAAGTAAAACAAAGCGTCCTTCAAAAAGACATTCAAATCGGAAAACAAGTGAAAAACTATGATTTCGTTGTGTATTGTCGCCAGTTCGCAACATTAATTCGTTCAGGCATTACCATTGTCGATGCCACGAAAATATTAGCAGAGCAAACCGAAAGCAAAGGGCTAAAAAAAGTGTTGTTTACGGTAGATTCAGAGCTAAGAGAAGGAACAGCTTTCTCTGATGCTGTTGAAAAACACCCGAAAATCTTCCCACCGATTTTTGTGAACATGATTCGAGCTGGAGAAGCAACGGGTAATTTAGATGAAACACTAGAACGTCTAGCGACCTATTTTGAAAAGCAACATACGATTAAAAGCAAAATTCAATCGGCGTTAAGTTATCCGATTGTGCTATCAGTTATAACCGTAGCGGTCGTTGTGTTTTTAATGACGTTTGTTATCCCAAGATTTATTGATATGTTTGCTGATTTAGGAGCCGAGTTGCCATGGATTACGGTCGCTGTTATCGCCACAAGTGAAATCATTTCTAGCTTTTGGTGGCTCGTATTACTTATTTTACTGATTGTCGTAACAGCTTTTATTGTTGCGAAGAAAAGAAGCAAAGCGTTCCAGTACACGGTAAGCACGATAACATTCCGCTTACCAATCTTCGGAAAACTATTACAAAAAGCAGCGATTGCGAGAATGACACGGACACTGGCGTCTTTATTTTCAAGCTCAGTCCCGATTTTACAATCGTTGACGATTGTAGAACGAGTCGTCAACAACCCTGTCATGGGAAAAGTCGTGTTACAAGCTCGCGATAGTTTAGAGCAAGGAAATTCATTAACAGCCCCATTAAAAGAAAGCTGGATTTTTCCACCGTTAGTTACACAAATGATTGCCATCGGGGAAGAAACCGGCTCACTTGATTTAATGCTATCGAAAGTAGCGGATTTTTATGAAGAAGAAGTCGACAGAAGTGTTGATACGCTGAAGTCCTTAATTGAACCAATAATGGTAGTTGTGCTTGCAGGTGTCGTCGGGTTTATCGTCTTAGCGGTATTTATCCCAATGTTCAGCTTGTTTGACCAATTTTTATAA
- a CDS encoding type IV pilus twitching motility protein PilT: MSYDINELLTMACEANASDLHVTIGAPPIVRLHGSLKQYGSEPLRPEHVHEMAKTLIPESQWNLFIEKGELDFSYGIPNVSRFRLNVYHQRSHIGIVARVIPSTIPSLEQLQMPSLLKDLVEKPQGLILVTGPTGSGKSTTLAAMIDYVNQRDSKHIVTLEDPIEYLHKHSRSIINQREIGFDTQSFSTGLRAALRQDPDIILVGEMRDLETISTAITAAETGHLVLATLHTSSAPQTIDRIIDVFPPHQQPQIRIQLASVLVGIISQRLFPTQSGKGRVAATEILINQPSVANLIRSEKNHQIKSIMQTSKAQGMHTLEMSMKQLYQQGEIDMDIVKPYLEAGEW, encoded by the coding sequence GTGAGCTACGATATCAATGAACTTCTTACGATGGCGTGTGAAGCAAATGCGTCTGACTTACATGTAACGATAGGGGCACCACCGATTGTTCGTCTTCATGGATCATTAAAGCAATATGGGAGTGAACCGCTGCGTCCTGAACATGTTCATGAGATGGCGAAAACATTAATCCCTGAAAGTCAGTGGAATCTTTTTATAGAAAAAGGCGAATTAGACTTTTCATATGGCATTCCAAATGTGTCTAGGTTTCGTTTAAATGTCTATCATCAGCGCAGTCATATTGGCATTGTCGCTCGTGTCATTCCATCGACAATTCCAAGCTTAGAACAATTGCAAATGCCGTCTTTATTAAAAGATTTAGTAGAGAAACCACAAGGGTTAATTTTAGTAACTGGACCAACAGGCTCAGGGAAATCTACGACTCTAGCAGCGATGATAGATTATGTGAATCAACGAGATTCAAAACATATTGTGACATTAGAAGACCCGATTGAGTATTTGCATAAACATAGTCGCTCGATTATTAATCAACGAGAAATTGGATTTGATACACAAAGCTTTTCAACCGGATTGCGTGCAGCGTTACGACAAGACCCTGACATTATATTAGTTGGAGAAATGCGAGATTTAGAAACGATTTCTACGGCAATCACTGCAGCGGAAACAGGTCATCTCGTGTTAGCAACCCTTCATACAAGCAGTGCACCACAAACAATTGACCGGATTATTGATGTGTTTCCTCCGCATCAACAGCCACAAATTCGAATTCAATTAGCATCTGTGTTAGTTGGTATCATTTCTCAGCGGTTATTTCCAACGCAGTCGGGAAAAGGACGAGTGGCTGCGACAGAAATTTTAATTAATCAACCTTCTGTTGCGAATTTGATCCGAAGTGAAAAAAATCATCAAATTAAAAGCATTATGCAAACGAGCAAAGCACAAGGCATGCATACGCTTGAAATGTCGATGAAGCAATTGTATCAACAAGGCGAAATCGATATGGACATCGTCAAACCGTATCTAGAAGCAGGTGAGTGGTAA